One genomic window of Halolamina sediminis includes the following:
- the upp gene encoding uracil phosphoribosyltransferase — MPIEDRDQAKLVTHALAKDTLSQIRDVETEQVGFRKGLVKLGRICGYEIIDGAMETEYVPVETPLTETTGERVKGLDDVVIINVLRAATPFVEGLLKAFPRAKQGVISAGRDEEAGMGEDGTFPISVDYKKLPEITADDTVVVADPMLATGSTMCTVLEHVLDAAVEEPEDLFVLSAVSAPEGLVRVDEAFPEADLLTVSIDDELNEEGFIVPGLGDAGDRSFRTN, encoded by the coding sequence ATGCCCATCGAGGATCGCGACCAGGCCAAGCTGGTCACGCACGCGCTGGCGAAAGACACCCTCTCACAGATCCGGGACGTGGAGACCGAACAGGTCGGCTTCCGCAAGGGACTCGTCAAACTCGGCCGGATCTGCGGCTACGAGATCATCGACGGCGCGATGGAGACGGAGTACGTCCCCGTCGAAACCCCGCTGACGGAGACCACCGGCGAGCGCGTCAAGGGGCTCGACGACGTGGTGATCATCAACGTCCTCCGGGCCGCGACGCCCTTTGTCGAGGGGCTGCTCAAGGCGTTCCCCCGCGCCAAGCAGGGAGTCATCTCCGCCGGCCGCGACGAGGAGGCCGGGATGGGGGAGGACGGCACGTTCCCCATCAGCGTCGACTACAAGAAGCTGCCCGAGATCACCGCCGACGACACGGTCGTCGTCGCGGACCCGATGCTCGCGACCGGGTCGACGATGTGTACCGTGCTGGAGCACGTCCTCGACGCCGCCGTCGAGGAGCCCGAGGACCTGTTCGTGTTGTCGGCGGTGTCGGCGCCGGAAGGACTCGTCCGGGTCGACGAGGCGTTCCCCGAGGCCGACCTGCTGACGGTGTCGATCGACGACGAACTCAACGAGGAGGGGTTCATCGTCCCCGGGCTCGGCGACGCGGGGGATCGGTCGTTCCGGACGAACTGA
- a CDS encoding DUF7090 family protein — translation MEYDLAIDGAPESVSAGTALLLLHPSIGETDRVDTDFLSVDTDRFLVVSTRTTAREVEQKLDYYEVEESRAEILDTLSIERGYSRRSAPHVHYAAGPDDVEGIVEQVEAFLTENDGKRRITLDSLSELAYYGDEAAALETAERLIELVREHDAVCLFHLSSEVHDDETVAAFAELFDATVRLHDDGTVSYEPQE, via the coding sequence ATGGAGTACGACCTCGCCATCGACGGCGCGCCCGAGAGCGTCTCGGCCGGGACCGCGCTACTGCTGCTACACCCCAGCATCGGGGAGACCGACCGCGTCGACACCGACTTCCTCAGCGTCGACACCGACCGCTTCCTAGTCGTCTCGACCCGAACCACCGCTCGCGAGGTCGAACAGAAACTCGACTACTACGAGGTCGAGGAGTCGCGGGCGGAGATCCTCGACACGCTCTCGATCGAGCGGGGCTACTCCCGGCGCTCGGCGCCGCACGTCCACTACGCTGCCGGCCCGGACGACGTGGAGGGGATCGTCGAGCAGGTCGAGGCGTTCCTCACCGAGAACGACGGGAAGCGCCGGATCACGCTCGACTCGCTCAGCGAACTGGCGTACTACGGCGACGAGGCGGCCGCGCTGGAGACTGCCGAACGACTGATCGAACTGGTACGCGAACACGACGCCGTCTGCCTGTTTCACCTTTCCAGCGAGGTCCACGACGACGAGACCGTCGCCGCGTTCGCGGAACTGTTCGACGCGACGGTCCGCCTCCACGACGACGGGACCGTGAGCTACGAACCGCAGGAGTAG
- a CDS encoding Era-like GTP-binding protein encodes MGLLTNLKQSITRVTDGLFASEEPKRIGIYGPPNAGKTTLANRIARDWTGDAVGPESHIPHETRRARRKEDVTIERDGREVTIDIVDTPGVATKVDYEEFLDHDMEKEDAVRRSREATEGVAEAMHWLREDVDGVIYVLDSTEDPFTQVNTMLIGIIESQELPVLILANKIDKEESDIQRIANAFPQHETIPLSALEGQNMDEVYEKIAEYFS; translated from the coding sequence ATGGGTCTGCTCACGAATCTGAAACAAAGCATTACGCGGGTCACGGACGGCCTGTTCGCATCGGAGGAGCCGAAACGGATCGGGATATACGGCCCGCCGAACGCCGGGAAGACCACGCTGGCGAACCGGATCGCCCGCGACTGGACCGGCGACGCGGTGGGCCCGGAGAGTCACATCCCCCACGAGACCCGGCGTGCACGCCGGAAGGAGGACGTGACGATCGAGCGTGACGGCCGAGAGGTTACGATCGACATCGTCGACACGCCCGGCGTCGCGACGAAGGTCGACTACGAGGAGTTCCTCGACCACGACATGGAGAAAGAGGACGCCGTCCGGCGCTCCCGCGAGGCCACCGAGGGCGTGGCCGAAGCCATGCACTGGCTCCGGGAGGACGTCGACGGCGTGATCTACGTGCTCGACAGCACCGAGGACCCGTTCACGCAGGTGAACACGATGCTGATCGGCATCATCGAGAGTCAGGAGCTCCCGGTGCTGATCCTCGCGAACAAGATCGACAAAGAGGAGTCGGACATCCAGCGCATCGCGAACGCGTTCCCCCAGCACGAGACGATTCCCCTGTCGGCACTGGAGGGACAGAACATGGACGAAGTGTACGAGAAAATCGCGGAGTACTTCTCCTAA
- a CDS encoding S9 family peptidase, which translates to MARIEAADFHEITKPGDVRLSPDGEQVAFVRQTPDDDESYESTIYLVPSDGSDDPRQFTVSEGGDSQPRWSPSGDRLAFVSNRGKDDDRPQLWLIPVDGGEARQVTEVPAGVQGISWSPDGTRIAFTQSTTEDEREEGLDVDISEEPEYEREEPDPRVIDRTVYRTGQSYFDGTRSHVYVAHVGDGLASAEDVDVERITDGDVDFGGPEWGDASTLYYTAQDVGEDPDDSHRYSIYAYDTDPDEAEKLHESSGWGAGLAANGEGEIAFLYSEEEQASIQPTELKVLDAESGDVAWITEALDRGLGYESAPEWGPDDVRVYFSTPDEGKTSVWSAPGDASEAPSRVIRPGAVSTGHVGEERFAFAMSEWDHPGDVFVCSRQHPDEPGLDGGVGVEREDCVRLTELNADYLDDVSVQEPEELHFDSEQGEVHGWTITPPEFDPDEEYPLAVEVHGGPHAMWTTAGTMWHEFQTLAARGYVVFWSNPRGSTGYGKEYMQAIERDWGDVTLTDVLAGVDLLADREYVDGDDVHLTGGSFGGFMTSWTVGQTDFFSSAVSQRGVYDLTSFYGSTDGAYSLVEGDFDTTPWEEPEFLWEKSPAGHAHEVETPTLVIHSEDDYRTPACTAELWYRMVRKQGTDTRFVRYPREGHELSRSGEPGHIVDRIERIARWFDGYSDHHDVPRALDREPDDGLSADEDENGNDGNDDDENDE; encoded by the coding sequence ATGGCACGAATCGAGGCCGCGGATTTCCACGAGATCACCAAACCCGGCGACGTTCGGCTCTCACCGGACGGCGAGCAGGTCGCGTTCGTCCGGCAGACCCCCGACGACGACGAGAGCTACGAGTCGACGATCTACCTCGTCCCCAGCGACGGGAGCGACGATCCCCGGCAGTTCACCGTCAGCGAGGGCGGCGACAGCCAGCCCCGCTGGTCGCCGTCCGGCGACCGTCTCGCGTTCGTCTCGAACCGCGGGAAGGACGACGATCGCCCGCAGCTCTGGCTGATCCCCGTCGACGGCGGCGAGGCCCGGCAGGTCACGGAGGTCCCCGCCGGCGTACAGGGGATCAGCTGGTCGCCCGACGGCACCCGGATCGCGTTCACCCAGTCCACCACCGAGGACGAGCGCGAGGAGGGGCTCGACGTCGACATCTCCGAGGAGCCGGAGTACGAGCGCGAGGAGCCCGATCCCCGGGTGATCGACCGCACCGTCTACCGCACGGGCCAGTCGTACTTCGACGGGACGCGCTCGCACGTCTACGTCGCCCACGTCGGTGACGGCCTCGCGAGCGCCGAGGACGTGGACGTCGAACGGATCACGGACGGCGACGTCGACTTCGGCGGCCCCGAGTGGGGCGACGCGTCGACGCTGTACTACACCGCACAGGACGTGGGCGAGGACCCCGACGACTCACACCGCTACTCGATCTACGCCTACGACACCGACCCCGACGAGGCCGAGAAGCTTCACGAGTCGAGTGGCTGGGGCGCCGGCCTCGCCGCCAACGGCGAGGGCGAGATCGCCTTCCTCTACAGCGAGGAGGAGCAGGCCAGCATCCAGCCGACCGAACTCAAAGTGCTCGACGCCGAGAGCGGCGACGTGGCGTGGATCACCGAGGCGCTCGACCGCGGGCTGGGGTACGAGTCCGCGCCGGAGTGGGGCCCGGACGACGTGCGCGTCTACTTCTCGACGCCCGACGAGGGGAAGACCAGCGTTTGGTCGGCACCCGGCGACGCGAGCGAGGCGCCCAGCCGCGTGATCCGTCCCGGCGCCGTCAGCACGGGCCACGTCGGCGAGGAGCGTTTCGCGTTCGCGATGAGCGAGTGGGACCACCCCGGCGACGTGTTCGTCTGTAGCCGCCAGCACCCCGACGAGCCCGGCCTCGACGGCGGTGTCGGCGTCGAACGCGAAGACTGCGTTCGGCTCACCGAACTCAACGCCGACTACCTCGACGACGTGTCGGTTCAGGAGCCCGAAGAGCTCCACTTCGACTCCGAGCAGGGCGAGGTCCACGGCTGGACGATCACGCCGCCAGAGTTCGACCCCGACGAGGAGTACCCCCTCGCGGTCGAGGTCCACGGCGGCCCCCACGCGATGTGGACTACCGCCGGGACGATGTGGCACGAGTTCCAGACGCTCGCGGCCCGCGGCTACGTCGTGTTCTGGTCGAACCCCCGCGGCTCGACGGGCTACGGGAAGGAGTACATGCAGGCGATCGAACGCGACTGGGGCGACGTCACGCTGACCGACGTGCTGGCCGGCGTCGACCTGCTGGCGGACCGCGAGTACGTCGACGGCGACGACGTCCACCTCACGGGCGGCTCCTTCGGCGGCTTCATGACCTCGTGGACGGTCGGCCAGACCGATTTCTTCAGCTCCGCGGTCTCCCAGCGCGGCGTCTACGACCTCACGAGCTTCTATGGCTCGACCGACGGCGCCTACAGCCTGGTCGAGGGCGACTTCGACACGACGCCGTGGGAGGAGCCCGAGTTCCTCTGGGAGAAGTCGCCTGCGGGCCACGCCCACGAGGTAGAAACCCCGACGCTGGTGATCCACTCCGAGGACGACTACCGGACCCCGGCCTGCACGGCCGAGCTCTGGTACCGCATGGTCCGCAAGCAGGGCACCGACACGCGGTTCGTCCGCTACCCGCGAGAGGGCCACGAGCTCTCGCGCTCGGGCGAGCCGGGCCACATCGTCGACCGCATCGAGCGCATCGCGCGGTGGTTCGACGGCTACAGCGACCACCACGACGTGCCGCGCGCGCTCGACCGCGAGCCCGACGACGGCCTCTCCGCGGATGAGGACGAGAACGGTAACGACGGGAACGACGACGACGAGAACGACGAGTAG
- a CDS encoding DUF2073 domain-containing protein yields MPEVTSGDGDGVRVDMISGARMEGLTSMEKIRLILDGVRDGNIVILEEGLTPDEESKLIEVTMTEISPDEFSGIEIETYPKSSSSNPGLFDRLMGKEEQTQKLTVIGPANQIQTLHKDENLISALVSRK; encoded by the coding sequence ATGCCCGAAGTAACCAGCGGCGACGGCGACGGGGTCCGGGTCGACATGATCAGCGGCGCCCGGATGGAGGGACTCACCAGCATGGAGAAGATCCGCCTCATCCTCGACGGCGTCCGCGACGGCAACATCGTGATCTTAGAGGAGGGGCTCACCCCCGACGAGGAGTCGAAGCTGATCGAGGTGACGATGACCGAGATCAGCCCCGACGAGTTCAGCGGCATCGAGATCGAGACCTACCCCAAGTCGAGTTCGAGCAACCCTGGGCTGTTCGACCGGCTGATGGGGAAAGAAGAGCAGACCCAGAAGCTCACCGTGATCGGCCCGGCGAACCAGATCCAGACGCTCCACAAGGACGAGAACCTGATCAGCGCGCTCGTCTCGCGCAAGTAG
- a CDS encoding DUF7089 family protein yields MFAERTLSPAVERLHSEITPDVLVLDTERDFETLPPAVAEELGLLVESLDPASYPETWLPENTPAQLEAYASEQFTIGLPGDGTVVRTQQTQPPTVLVKARAETTPASFRDFLVAEALVEIEEGVPESFLPFFGEQYAELDDALGLGGTATYQIAAALFDAWVGLHTRERFRAWEGDHDELHAAWEDAGDRLVGRIDDLPGEVARGETEFPAATELACSALKHGLDLPAPFAALDTLAYRDHGAEYAVQWAEKTIDSLAE; encoded by the coding sequence ATGTTCGCCGAGCGGACGCTCTCGCCGGCGGTCGAGCGACTGCACAGCGAGATCACGCCCGACGTGCTCGTTCTCGACACCGAGCGGGACTTCGAGACGCTCCCGCCGGCGGTCGCGGAGGAGTTGGGCCTCCTCGTGGAGTCGCTCGATCCCGCCAGCTACCCCGAGACGTGGCTGCCCGAAAACACGCCCGCACAGCTCGAAGCGTACGCCTCCGAGCAGTTCACCATCGGCCTTCCGGGTGACGGCACGGTCGTCCGGACACAGCAGACCCAGCCGCCGACGGTGCTCGTCAAGGCCCGCGCCGAGACGACCCCGGCGTCGTTCCGCGACTTCCTCGTCGCCGAGGCGCTGGTGGAGATCGAGGAGGGGGTTCCGGAGAGCTTCCTCCCCTTCTTTGGCGAGCAGTACGCCGAACTCGACGACGCACTCGGGCTCGGCGGCACCGCGACGTACCAGATCGCGGCCGCGCTGTTCGACGCGTGGGTCGGCCTGCACACCCGCGAGCGGTTCCGCGCGTGGGAAGGCGATCACGACGAACTCCACGCCGCGTGGGAGGACGCCGGCGACCGCCTCGTCGGCCGGATCGACGACCTCCCGGGCGAGGTCGCCCGCGGGGAGACGGAGTTCCCGGCGGCGACGGAGCTGGCGTGTTCGGCGCTGAAACACGGCCTCGATCTACCCGCGCCGTTCGCGGCGCTTGATACGCTTGCCTACCGGGATCACGGCGCCGAGTACGCGGTCCAGTGGGCGGAGAAGACGATCGACTCGCTCGCCGAGTAG
- a CDS encoding Cdc6/Cdc18 family protein, with protein MNDTDDDTDGEGDPNDGWPITDDDAFDEADSAEDTDPDGTEETPDADESEPTDDLPDGIDSSLDTEGTDSSVDLDTGGVDIDRMLEDDGDSQGLFDDLMAGEPIFSNKEVLRPSYTPHELPHRTDQINQMATILVSALRGDTPSNILIYGKTGTGKTASAKFVSQELESTSEKYDVPCEVEYINCEITDTQYRVLAQLANKFIEKNREIVGDRLDELRELRSAAADGDEDALADTEFDSVEAVDEEIADLEDDREEMEEVPMTGWPTDRVYTKFFDAIDYHERVVVIMLDEIDKLVEKSGDDTLYNLSRMNSELETSRISIMGISNDLKFTDFLDPRVKSSLGEEEIVFPPYDANQLRDILQHRSDVAFKEDALTDDVIPLCAAFAAQEHGDARRALDLLRTAGELAERSQAETVEEQHVRQAQDKIELDRVVEVVRTLPTQSKIVLFATILLEKNGVHNINTGEVFNIYKRLCEEIDADVLTQRRVTDLISELDMLGIVNAVVVSKGRYGRTKEISLSVPIEETEHVLLSDSRLGDIENAQPFVQARFDN; from the coding sequence ATGAACGACACCGACGACGATACGGACGGAGAAGGCGATCCGAACGACGGCTGGCCGATCACCGACGACGACGCCTTCGACGAAGCGGACAGTGCCGAGGATACCGATCCGGACGGGACCGAGGAGACGCCCGATGCCGACGAGTCGGAGCCGACCGACGATCTTCCGGATGGGATCGACTCCTCGCTAGACACGGAGGGGACCGACTCTTCCGTCGATCTCGACACCGGCGGCGTCGATATCGACCGAATGCTGGAGGACGACGGCGACAGTCAGGGGCTGTTCGACGACCTGATGGCCGGGGAACCGATCTTCAGCAACAAGGAGGTGCTCAGACCCTCCTACACGCCCCACGAGCTCCCCCACCGGACGGACCAGATCAACCAGATGGCCACCATCCTGGTGTCGGCGCTGCGCGGGGACACGCCGTCGAACATCCTGATCTACGGGAAGACGGGGACGGGGAAGACCGCGAGCGCGAAGTTCGTGAGCCAGGAGCTCGAGTCCACCTCCGAGAAGTACGACGTCCCCTGTGAGGTGGAGTATATCAACTGCGAGATCACGGACACGCAGTACCGCGTGCTCGCCCAACTCGCGAACAAGTTCATCGAGAAGAACCGCGAGATCGTCGGCGACCGCCTCGACGAGCTTCGCGAGCTCCGCTCGGCGGCGGCCGACGGCGACGAGGACGCGCTCGCCGACACCGAGTTCGACAGCGTCGAGGCGGTCGACGAGGAGATCGCCGACCTCGAGGACGACCGCGAGGAGATGGAGGAGGTGCCGATGACCGGCTGGCCGACCGACCGGGTGTACACCAAGTTCTTCGACGCGATCGACTACCACGAGCGCGTGGTCGTCATCATGCTCGACGAGATCGACAAGCTCGTCGAGAAGTCCGGCGACGACACGCTGTACAACCTCTCCCGGATGAACTCCGAACTGGAGACCTCCCGGATTTCGATCATGGGAATCTCGAACGACCTGAAGTTCACCGACTTCCTCGACCCCCGGGTCAAGTCGAGTCTGGGCGAGGAAGAGATCGTGTTCCCGCCGTACGACGCGAATCAGCTTCGGGACATCCTCCAGCACCGCTCGGACGTGGCGTTCAAGGAGGACGCACTGACTGACGACGTGATCCCGCTCTGTGCCGCCTTCGCCGCACAGGAGCACGGGGACGCCCGCCGAGCCCTGGACCTCCTCCGGACCGCCGGCGAACTCGCCGAGCGCAGTCAGGCCGAGACTGTCGAGGAGCAGCACGTCCGGCAGGCACAGGACAAGATCGAGCTTGACCGCGTCGTCGAGGTCGTCCGCACCCTCCCCACTCAGAGCAAGATCGTCCTGTTTGCGACGATCCTGCTGGAGAAAAACGGCGTCCACAACATCAACACCGGCGAGGTGTTCAACATCTACAAGCGGCTCTGTGAGGAGATCGACGCCGACGTGCTCACCCAGCGCCGCGTCACGGATCTGATCAGCGAACTCGACATGCTGGGGATCGTCAACGCCGTCGTCGTCTCGAAAGGTCGCTACGGCCGCACGAAGGAGATCTCGCTGTCGGTCCCGATCGAGGAGACCGAACACGTCCTCCTCTCGGACTCCCGGCTCGGCGACATCGAGAACGCCCAGCCGTTCGTGCAGGCCCGGTTCGACAACTGA
- a CDS encoding S26 family signal peptidase: MSAGEGSPPKPSAGDDEPDGLIQRFLHAESGPLMFAREMLTSMATVALVGLLLFGISGIWPPMVAVESGSMDPNMQKGDLIFVTEPGRFAPDAARGDTGVVTHRVGEEVGYETFNDFGTVVVYQSSGTGPPIIHRARFWVEEGENWYDEANKAWVRGADNCAEMDNCPAPHDGFITKGDNNAYYDQTGNIREPVKPEWVVGTARLRIPYLGWVRLGFSGAATAGPVDSGIASATTDGAATVNATASTGVEMPASVEGVSSPGLSSNRIAAA, from the coding sequence ATGAGTGCTGGCGAGGGTTCCCCGCCGAAGCCGTCCGCCGGCGACGACGAACCGGACGGGCTGATCCAGCGGTTCCTCCACGCCGAGAGCGGCCCGCTGATGTTCGCTCGCGAGATGCTGACCAGCATGGCGACGGTCGCGCTCGTCGGGCTGTTGCTGTTCGGGATCAGCGGCATCTGGCCGCCGATGGTCGCCGTCGAGAGCGGGAGCATGGACCCCAACATGCAGAAGGGCGACCTGATCTTCGTCACCGAACCCGGCCGCTTCGCGCCCGACGCCGCCCGCGGGGACACTGGCGTCGTCACCCACCGCGTCGGCGAGGAGGTCGGCTACGAGACGTTCAACGACTTCGGCACCGTCGTCGTCTACCAGAGCAGCGGGACGGGCCCGCCGATCATCCACCGCGCCCGGTTCTGGGTCGAGGAGGGCGAGAACTGGTACGACGAGGCAAACAAGGCGTGGGTCCGTGGCGCCGACAACTGCGCCGAGATGGACAACTGTCCAGCCCCCCACGACGGCTTCATCACGAAGGGCGACAACAACGCCTACTACGACCAGACTGGCAACATCCGTGAGCCGGTGAAGCCCGAGTGGGTGGTCGGCACCGCGCGACTCCGGATCCCCTACCTCGGCTGGGTCCGGCTGGGGTTCTCGGGCGCGGCGACGGCCGGCCCCGTCGATTCGGGCATCGCGAGCGCGACGACCGACGGCGCCGCGACGGTGAACGCCACCGCTTCGACTGGAGTCGAAATGCCGGCGTCGGTCGAGGGGGTTTCGAGTCCGGGGCTGTCCTCGAACCGGATCGCTGCAGCGTGA
- a CDS encoding DNA-directed DNA polymerase II small subunit gives MPQESHRRLVEELTSRGYNAEREAVTLLANAGEPELAAEAAADAAGDAFVVTVEHAREALDSALLDPAPDSEATPDEPTPPESSEGAPDLGQQAPTDVNAGNEPTPADELLTGEDGSENSDVSTGDKYSKNRQTESGYGVETEGSHAGEAGRVDDDGTTGDAGKASPTTAGGDAGRQSTTTADAVGDRSPPAPDIRNDVTGRSTGTGEYDEFVGTFQDRYERLSGLLRGRVNHRPAEAIQSMPGGSDAEMIGLVDDIRSTASGHWIVELEDTTGTFPCLIMKDRAFAPLVDDLLLDECLAVQGTLADDGGILFVDSLHFPDVPRTHKPNTADRHVQAALISDVHVGSQEFAQEAWDRFADWLHTPEAEAVEYLLIGGDMVEGVGVYPDQDEELDVVDIYEQYEAFSEQLKKVPGDMEIVMIPGNHDAVRLAEPQPAFTEELREIMSAHDARFTGNPSTVTVEGVSVLMYHGVSLDEVIAELPEEKASYDDPHKAMYQLLKKRHVAPQYGGHTRVAPEEKDYLVIDEVPDVFHTGHVHKLGWGKYHNVLAVNSGCWQEQTEFQKSVNIDPDYGHAPILDLDTLDMTVRKFV, from the coding sequence GTGCCACAGGAGTCCCATCGACGGCTCGTGGAGGAGCTCACGAGCCGGGGGTACAACGCCGAGCGCGAGGCGGTGACGCTGCTCGCGAACGCCGGCGAGCCCGAACTCGCCGCCGAGGCCGCCGCCGACGCGGCCGGCGACGCGTTCGTCGTCACCGTCGAGCACGCCCGCGAGGCGCTCGACAGCGCGCTGCTCGATCCCGCCCCCGACAGCGAGGCGACTCCCGACGAACCCACCCCGCCCGAGTCCAGCGAGGGCGCCCCCGACCTCGGCCAACAGGCGCCGACGGACGTGAACGCCGGGAACGAGCCGACACCCGCGGACGAACTGCTCACCGGCGAGGACGGAAGCGAGAATTCCGACGTTTCAACTGGAGACAAATATTCTAAAAATCGACAGACTGAATCAGGGTACGGAGTCGAAACAGAGGGGTCTCACGCGGGCGAAGCAGGAAGGGTGGACGACGACGGGACGACCGGCGACGCCGGGAAAGCATCGCCGACCACCGCTGGCGGCGACGCCGGGAGACAGTCGACGACCACCGCCGACGCCGTCGGCGACCGCTCCCCGCCCGCTCCCGACATCCGCAACGACGTGACCGGGCGCTCGACGGGCACCGGCGAGTACGATGAGTTCGTCGGGACGTTTCAGGACCGCTACGAGCGGCTCTCGGGGCTGCTTCGCGGGCGCGTGAACCACCGCCCGGCGGAGGCGATCCAGTCGATGCCCGGCGGGAGCGACGCGGAGATGATCGGGCTCGTCGACGACATCCGCTCGACGGCGTCGGGTCACTGGATCGTCGAACTGGAGGACACGACGGGAACGTTCCCCTGCCTGATCATGAAGGACCGGGCGTTCGCCCCGCTCGTCGACGATCTACTACTCGACGAGTGTCTCGCGGTGCAGGGGACGCTGGCCGACGACGGGGGCATCCTGTTCGTCGACTCACTCCACTTCCCGGACGTGCCCCGGACGCACAAGCCCAACACCGCCGACAGGCACGTGCAGGCGGCGCTGATCTCCGACGTGCACGTCGGCAGTCAGGAGTTCGCACAGGAGGCGTGGGACCGCTTCGCCGACTGGCTCCACACGCCCGAGGCCGAGGCCGTGGAGTACCTCCTGATCGGCGGTGACATGGTCGAGGGCGTCGGCGTCTACCCGGATCAGGACGAGGAACTGGACGTCGTCGACATCTACGAGCAGTACGAGGCGTTCTCAGAGCAACTCAAGAAGGTGCCCGGCGACATGGAGATCGTGATGATCCCCGGGAACCACGACGCCGTCCGACTCGCGGAGCCCCAGCCCGCCTTCACCGAAGAGCTCCGGGAGATCATGAGCGCCCACGACGCCCGATTCACGGGGAACCCCTCGACCGTCACCGTCGAAGGCGTCTCGGTGCTGATGTACCACGGCGTCTCGCTGGACGAGGTGATCGCCGAACTGCCCGAGGAGAAAGCCAGCTACGACGATCCCCACAAGGCGATGTACCAACTCCTCAAGAAGCGCCACGTCGCCCCGCAGTACGGCGGCCACACCCGCGTCGCGCCCGAGGAGAAGGACTACCTCGTGATCGACGAGGTGCCCGACGTGTTCCACACCGGCCACGTCCACAAGCTCGGCTGGGGGAAGTACCATAACGTCCTCGCGGTCAACTCGGGCTGCTGGCAGGAGCAGACCGAGTTCCAGAAGTCGGTAAACATCGACCCCGACTACGGCCACGCGCCGATCCTCGATCTGGATACGCTCGACATGACGGTGCGGAAGTTCGTGTAA
- a CDS encoding OapC/ArvC family zinc-ribbon domain-containing protein, producing the protein MPHECTTCGRQFDDGSKEMLSGCPNCGGNKFQFQPAGRDTAEASATRSDATPADAEPSATSSDATPADTESPDPEPADPRSAESAEPAESAEPEPPEPEGDLGAEVDPGGSEDRAQTDARSSSASVDEIDEARRTMTEAEAESSEANSPARGTPQGPPTETPSDVSPDEFDISGAVGPEDDDPVEKQPVAGSAPEHEEPETDDDADLGALREELNDQFESIKITAPGQYELNLMELYDRKEYIISLQEDGRYVIEMADDYGIDE; encoded by the coding sequence GTGCCCCACGAGTGTACCACCTGCGGCCGGCAGTTCGACGACGGCTCCAAGGAGATGCTGTCGGGCTGTCCGAACTGCGGCGGGAACAAGTTCCAGTTCCAGCCGGCCGGCCGCGACACCGCCGAGGCGTCCGCGACGCGCAGCGACGCCACTCCGGCCGATGCCGAGCCGTCCGCGACGAGTAGCGACGCCACTCCGGCTGACACCGAGTCGCCAGACCCCGAACCTGCTGATCCCCGATCTGCTGAATCCGCCGAGCCAGCGGAATCAGCCGAGCCGGAGCCCCCAGAACCCGAGGGCGATCTCGGCGCTGAGGTCGACCCCGGCGGTTCGGAGGACCGCGCACAGACCGACGCTCGCTCCTCGTCGGCCAGCGTCGACGAGATCGACGAGGCTCGCCGGACGATGACCGAGGCTGAGGCGGAATCCTCGGAGGCCAACTCCCCCGCCCGTGGGACGCCGCAGGGTCCCCCGACGGAGACTCCTTCGGACGTCTCTCCCGACGAGTTCGATATCTCGGGCGCGGTCGGGCCCGAGGACGACGACCCGGTCGAGAAACAACCCGTCGCGGGCTCGGCCCCCGAACACGAGGAGCCGGAGACCGACGACGACGCCGATCTCGGCGCGCTGCGCGAGGAGCTGAACGACCAGTTCGAGAGCATCAAGATCACCGCTCCTGGCCAGTACGAACTCAACCTCATGGAGCTGTACGACCGGAAAGAGTACATCATCTCGCTCCAGGAGGACGGCCGATACGTGATCGAGATGGCCGACGACTACGGTATCGACGAGTAG